The Prunus persica cultivar Lovell chromosome G7, Prunus_persica_NCBIv2, whole genome shotgun sequence genome has a segment encoding these proteins:
- the LOC18771881 gene encoding E3 ubiquitin-protein ligase SINAT2, which translates to MAMAKLETGSMLNKTSPGLGGKNGLYSTNGVHELLECPVCTNLMYPPIHQCPNGHTLCSDCKIRVHNCCPTCRYELGDIRCLALEKVAESLELPCRYQSLGCHDIFPYYSKLKHEQHCRFRLYNCPYAGSECSVTGDIPTLVGHLKEDHKVDMHDGCTFNHRYVKANPNEVENATWMLTVFNCFGRQFCLHFEAFQLGMAPVYMAFLRFMGDDIEAKKFSYSLEVGANGRKLIWQGIPRSIRDSHRKVRDSQDGLIIQRNLALYFSGGDKQELKLRITGRIWKEE; encoded by the exons ATGGCAATGGCAAAGTTGGAGACAGGTAGTATGCTCAATAAAACTTCCCCTGGTTTGGGTGGAAAAAATGGTCTTTATTCAACCAATGGCGTGCATGAGTTACTTGAGTGCCCTGTCTGCACAAATTTGATGTACCCTCCTATTCATCAG TGTCCAAATGGTCACACATTATGTTCAGACTGCAAGATTAGGGTGCACAATTGTTGTCCCACTTGCCGCTATGAACTTGGAGATATAAGGTGTTTGGCTTTGGAGAAAGTTGCTGAATCATTGGAACTTCCGTGCAGATACCAGAGTTTAGGCTGTCATGATATATTTCCATACTACAGCAAGCTCAAACATGAGCAACACTGTCGGTTTCGTCTATACAATTGCCCTTATGCTGGATCTGAGTGCTCTGTTACAGGTGATATCCCTACTCTTGTTGGGCATCTTAAGGAGGATCACAAGGTTGACATGCATGATGGGTGTACCTTCAACCATAGATATGTTAAAGCAAACCCAAATGAAGTTGAAAATGCAACTTGGATGCTAACt GTCTTTAATTGTTTTGGAAGACAGTTCTGTTTGCACTTTGAAGCCTTCCAGCTAGGCATGGCTCCAGTCTACATGGCCTTTTTACGATTCATGGGTGATGACATTGAGGCTAAGAAATTTAGCTACAGTTTGGAAGTAGGCGCAAATGGCCGTAAGCTGATATGGCAGGGAATTCCTAGGAGTATCCGGGACAGTCATAGAAAAGTTCGTGACAGCCAAGATGGACTCATTATTCAGAGGAATCTAGCTCTGTATTTCTCTGGTGGGGATAAGCAAGAactaaagttgaggattacTGGCCGTATATGGAAAGAAGAATGA
- the LOC18769455 gene encoding probable protein kinase At2g41970, with amino-acid sequence MSCCGGAEEENYGPPANQYNAAPPRGGSTYGAGGNDRGEPRSSNTVKSGAPQKALPIEIPAMSLDELNRLTGNFGQKALIGEGSYGRVFYAKLSNGKSAAIKKLDTGTSQEPDSDFSAQLSTVSRLKHEHFVELMGYCLDANNRILIYEFAAMGSLHDILHGRKGVQGAEPGPVLTWNQRIKIAYGAAKGLEYLHEKVQPSIVHRDVRSSNVLLFDDHVSKVADFNLTNQSSDTAARLHSTRVLGTFGYHAPEYAMTGQITQKSDVYSFGVVLLELLTGRKPVDHTMPKGQQSLVTWATPRLSEDKVKQCIDPKLNNDFQQKAIAKLAAVAALCVQYEADFRPNMTIVVKALQPLLNSKPAGPDSNA; translated from the exons ATGTCGTGCTGCGGGGGTGCGGAGGAGGAAAACTACGGTCCACCTGCTAATCAATATAACGCTGCCCCACCTAGAGGTGGAAGTACATATGGAGCAggag GCAATGACAGAGGAGAGCCAAGGAGTTCCAATACGGTCAAAAGTGGAGCTCCACAGAAGGCCTTACCGATCGAAATACCGGCTATGTCATTGGATGAATTGAATAGGTTAACGGGTAACTTTGGTCAGAAGGCATTGATAGGAGAAGGTTCTTATGGCCGAGTTTTCTATGCAAAATTGAGTAATGGTAAGAGTGCTGCAATAAAGAAGTTGGATACGGGTACATCACAAGAGCCAGACTCTGATTTCTCAGCACAA TTATCAACAGTGTCAAGACTTAAGCATGAGCATTTTGTGGAGTTGATGGGGTATTGCTTGGACGCAAATAATCGAATTTTGATATATGAGTTTGCAGCAATGGGCTCTTTACATGACATATTACATG GAAGGAAAGGAGTACAAGGGGCTGAACCAGGTCCAGTTCTTACTTGGAATCAGAGAATTAAAATTGCCTATGGTGCAGCCAAAGGCCTTGAGTATCTGCACGAAAAAGTTCAACCTTCAATTGTTCATCGCGATGTCAGATCCAGCAATGTCCTCCTCTTTGATGACCACGTCTCCAAAGTCGCAGACTTCAACTTGACAAATCAGTCATCTGACACAGCTGCGCGACTGCATTCGACTAGAGTCTTAGGAACATTTGGCTATCACGCTCCTGA GTATGCCATGACAGGGCAGATTACTCAGAAGAGTGATGTTTACAGTTTTGGGGTTGTTCTACTAGAGCTTTTGACAGGAAGAAAACCTGTAGATCATACAATGCCGAAGGGGCAACAGAGTCTTGTTACTTGG GCAACTCCAAGATTGAGTGAGGACAAAGTGAAGCAGTGTATTGATCCCAAGCTAAACAATGACTTCCAACAAAAGGCAATTGCTAAG TTGGCAGCAGTGGCAGCACTTTGTGTTCAGTATGAGGCGGACTTCAGGCCAAACATGACGATTGTTGTGAAGGCTCTACAACCACTGCTTAACTCAAAACCTGCAGGCCCAGATTCAAACGCCtaa